DNA from Triticum aestivum cultivar Chinese Spring chromosome 7D, IWGSC CS RefSeq v2.1, whole genome shotgun sequence:
TGCATTGAACCAAAAATATCGATAGTTAtttgatacgtcgacacatggttGGTTCGGCACATAGGTCGGCGGTTCTCTAGTTAGGTTATTCTATTGTTAATTAAATTATATTACTATACAAATATACCAAAAAAAATGCGACAATCCAAACAACTGAAAGAAACAGATATCCCTGCCCACGCTGATTGGTGCCTTGCTGTCAGCTTGTTTTCTAAATACAACTTGCAAGAGAAATGAAAAACTGAAAGAAATAGGAGAATTTGCAACAGAAAAGGTTCTTTTTTTTCTGCGATGAGCATCGATGCCTCACTCACTATCAGGTATACCATTATTAAAGCAAAGTCATATGCATGTATTGCGAGTACTTTCTAGAACAAAacaaaaaatgcatttttcaaaacaGAAAAATGTGTAAGAAACAGGCAAGTGAGATGTGCAATCTTTCACATGTGAGTGACGTGGCTTAGGACATGTACAGTCACCGATCACCTGATCAGGCAGGGCAACTGACACGTCAGCATCGTGACAATGGTGGTGTGCAAAAGTTGGACGCTTATCTGAGCTGCCACATGTACTCTTTGTGAAATGCCCTTGTTTATGTATTGTGGTTTCGTTTGCACAAGCCTAATGTTGAACATGGGGGTTGTATTGTACTTTCTCACTAAAGATAAACATATTAGGAATATAATTAATCCTTAATATACATAAGCCTAAAGTTGGACACTTAGGAGTTTGGATTGTACTTTCTCCCGAAAGATAAACCCGTCTAATTTGTCATATATAGCAAGTGACTCACGCAATTGACACTATTTTCgcatgaaaatgaaatatattaacAATCCTTGGAATAGTTATGTTGATTAGCGGACAACCAAGTCAAAACCCCAACGACGAATACAGATAACCTCTAACCACCGGGGTTCAAGTCCTAGGTttgacattggtgctcgcattttccAGAATTTATTTCAGGCTTTCCGAAGATACCGGCTCAGTCTCCCAAATAATAGTTATGTCATTATTTCCATTTAAAATAATAGAAATTTAATAACAATACAGACGTGGGAACCAACAACGCGCCACAACTAAACATAATAGTGCTGGCGTTCCATGCTATTCCACGCCAGCACTATATTATGCCTGGTACAAATTGTTGATCCCATATACTTCTGACGCTCACTTATTTTCCAACGCCATCACTATGCCCCTACTAATGCCGTACCAAATAAGCCAACGCCGCCACTATAGgaatgaaaaaagaaagaaaaatgatgaaatTGAAAACCCTAAACTCTATATCTCATCGTCAAATCCACGAGAGAATTTTCCTTGTTTgctaacaaaataaataaaatcacgAGGTGTCGTTGCCGTTTATGACCCAAAGTTGTCCTTGTCTCTTGTTTAATGTTCTGTCCTATGACTCCGAATTGCCAGAATTCTAGGTTATGTAGAAAGAGACATCTGCACTGAACCAAAAATATCGATAGTGAtttgatacgtcgacacatggttGGTTCATGAACAACCTAAACGGGCGTCGCCAATTTTAGGGGAATTCGTCTTGTGCGAGAACTGAATAAAAATGATAATAAATTGCGAGATGTCATTGTCGACTACACGACACTACATAAATCATGTACAAAAATCGAGGTCACAAAATGTTGCCTTAACGTAAAAAAAAACATGGCTATATGTATTTTTGTTCCTCACCAAAGCAAAACAAGGGAAGATCATACACAGCCTCAACTTGTCGACACACCTAAATTAATTTTGCGCTTACAATTTGGTTACCTTTTTTTACAGAAGCTTATCAGAGGGCCGGGTGTTCCTGTGATTTCATTAAGAAAAAGGGAGTTGATCCAGTTTATATGGAAAACTAGGCCTAAAACCACACAAACTGCATGATTGATTAGAGGACAACCAAGTGAAAACCCCAACGACGAATACAAATAACCTCTAACCAAAActaggcaccaccaccatcgcaaaTCAATGACCGAGAGTCAAAAAAAGACCCGGGGTATATATATCAACTTGGCGACACTACATAAATCATGCACACACATCGAGCTCATAAAAAGTCGTGAAAATGGCCCTTCTTTTCACATCCCGTCTTGCTATATGTATTTTTGTTCCTTAACACAAAACAAGGGGAAGATCCTACACAGCCACAACTTGTCGACACGCCTAAATTAATTTTGCGCATACAATTTGGTTATTTAGTCGGCGAATATATAATACTACTAGAGAAAGCGAGAATCAACTACAACTTGCAAGAGAAAGTTGTCCCAAAAGGGATAACTCACTGTCACCTGAAAATCATCATGCAATCATGTTTTGTGTTAAGGAACGTGTCGACTGACGTGGCCAGGATACGTACACGCAGGCTTCGATTCAAGCATCTGATCGAGCAGGGCATGTGACACGTCACGTCAGCATCGTGACAACGCCAGGCGCTGCAAAAAGTTATACGCCCATCTGGCCTGCCACGTGCCCTGTTTGTCCTGTAGCTTTATCGTCCTGTGTACAAAACTTACATGTCACTCAAAGCATTTGTAGACAAAACGGTTCGATTTGTTGTATCAGGCGAGTGACTCACCAATTTACTTTTGTTGCCAAATTAGAGAGCTCACCATGCATGCCATGTGGCGAGTGACTCACTCAGttgattttatttatcttaggagAAAAATGGTAGTAGTATTCGGAACGTCTAAAGAAAGACAATACCTTGAAGAAATAGATTTCGCTAATTATGTTTTGTTACATAAGTTTTTCTCTCGGAAACAAAGCCTAAAAATGTCAAAAGTTATCCTCTTTTCCAACTTGGTTGTCAACTTGGCCCCTTTGACCAAGGCGATTGTCGTGGTCACCTAATCAATTTCATCGGCATAACTGCTAGTACCTTCCAACGATCCTCCAGCCTCTTCTGGGCCAAATAGCCGGAGACCTCCTTATAGTGTCATATGTCTTATTCTCCTACCTCTTCGCATGTCTATCCATCTTTGATTGTGTGTTCCGTGAAAGGGGCCCTAGGATCTATGCAACAATGACGAAGACGAAGGAGAAACGACAACGAGGGGTCACGCGAACACGTTGAGATGGTCACGAGAGAGGTAGCGCGACAATGCCAACCATGCGACCATCTAAGAGTCCACGGTCGTGTAACGCCATGCCGATAGTTTTGGTGTTCTATCCAGGGTGTCAACGCGCAAGAACATTGGGCCACACGGAGGCACTTAGGCGGTCAAGACAGAGGTAGAGCGCGAAGATGACACCTAGACGTGCATCTAAAGAGCCACGTCAGGACATGAAACAGCAAAACAATAGACCCGATGAGTCATTCGGTCCGCCAACATCTGGATTGGCTTTGTGAGAACATGAGAATTGTCATGTTTATGAAATTACTACAATACCGGTCGCACAACGTTACAGAATACCAGGGACAATGATCGAGCTAATAAAAGGCCGTCTCAATATTCATTTTGATGAAAAAAAGAAAGTGAAAAGCATGCACGCAAGCATGACAATTTCTTTTTTGCCGGGTCACGAGGATAGCAACTTGCCAAACGAAAAGCCTTGGAGCATGGGCTCAACCCTCTCGATCTTGACCGTTAATTATGATCAACGGATGAGATGAAGCCACGTCCGTTCTTCTTCCCCATATCTCCGTCCCTGTCTCATAgagggcagggcagggcagggcagaGCAGAGCAACAAACAGCTCATCagagctcccgccgccgccggcttcgcatctcccgcgccaccacctccgcggccgtcctcctccgcggtaGGATCCTCCGAGTACCTGCGCGACAGCCGTCCCCGCTGCGCCTGCCTGGTCCTCGCCGAATCTTCAGCAAGGTACCGCCACATGCCGAGCACGGAGATTTCTTGGCTGTCCTCCCCCTCTGTAGCTCGCCGGCTTGGATTTGAGATCCGCCCCGGTTCTAGATTGATTTTATCTAGCTGCGCTGGTGGCGAACCCTAACCTGCTGGCCTGGATTGGGTTATCCCGGGAGATCAGTCTCGCTCTGCTGATTTCTTTGCTCGCTCTCGGCGATCTAGTCCGGATTAGATCTCGATGGGATGGGTAGTCCAGTCCAGTCCGTCCCAATCAAATCCATCCAATTCGTCGCGGTTTGGTCTGTGGAAGCACCAATTGCCAGCTGATTACAGTCTCCAGAGGATACTTTACTTGGGTTCAGTTCAACTGAATGCGTTCTGTCCTAGGTCTAGGACAAAAGTGATTCTTCTTGATCTGATGAAGGCGGCACCGCGGGGCAAAGGGGGCGATGATTCCCGACATAGAACAGGGGAATGAACATTTATTCTTGAAACAATTAGGCTCTGTCTTGGAAGGGAACATATTGTAGTTAGTGTAGTATGATAGTATCGAGCTTCGGGGTTGCACGCGGTCTTCCGTCTTGCCGTCTAGCGGTAGCGTGCATGGTAACATTAGAATGGTATTTTGTAAGTAGCGGCGCCGTTCGATAGCGTGCCGACCTGACGGCGTTGTTTGGTTTTAGCTCGTCCGTGCAATCGTGGATTCTTGCGTGACGTGATCTGTGTTTGTCGACAGGTGCCGCATGGAGGAGGTTGTCCCCGCTTCGGCTAATAGCCAAGCTTCGACTGGTGATGCCGCGGCAGATCAGCCTATCAACGTGTACGTGTGGGACTTGGATGAAACGCTTATTCTGCTCAAGTCCCTGCTAGATGGGTCGTTTGCCGGGCATTTTGAAGGCCTCAAGGACCATGAAAAAGGTACCGAAATAGGGAAGCGCTGGGAGAACATCATTCTTGAACTCTGCGATGAGCACTTCTTCTATGAGGAGGTCAGTCGACACCTCAAATCTTGTCTGCTGACAGCTTACTAGAGCAATGTGTTTCTGTATGCACGTGCCTAAAATACTAAAACTGTACTGCGTTTCTTCTTTTGATGCTATGGATAGGCCATCTGGCTGCACATTTTACATTGTGTGTCCATGTTATATGTCATTGCTATCTACTGATAGTCTTGTTCTCTCATGTATGCAGATTGAGAACTACAATCAACCCTATCTCAGTTCATTACATGAGTATGATGATGGGAAAGACTTGACAAAATATGACTTTGAGGCCGACTGCTTTAGTTCTCCTTTTGATGATGTGAATAAAAGGAAGCTTGCCTACAGGCATCGTGCTATTGGAGACAAGTATGCCAAGGTGTCACAATAATTACATTATCCTACTCTATTTCCTTTAACTTTTGATAAATGATTAAGTAGTGTTGTTGCATTTAGAAGTGACCTTCTACATATGCTGACATCCAGTGTCCGTATTACTCTTGTAAAAACTATAATATTTCATTCCGTTTCATGAAAATGACTGAACAACTCATATAATATGATGAGTGAATTCGTTCATATAGTAGCAGTCTCCTTTTGCTGTAGCAACGACTTCTTTTGTGGTACTTGGTTGATGGTGCTCAGGCCTAATCCTTGTGATGTTTGTGCTTGGCCTTAATTTTCGACGGTGTCTAGAAAGTGGTAGTGCTATGCTAGCCACTTCAGTGTGCAAGCTTTTTGTTCGTACAACTCCTTCGACATGCATATCCTGATCTTGTAACACAAGACATCCAGTTTTGTTTAGAGATGTCAAGATCTTTTCCCTATGAGCTTCCAGACTGCGTAGTAGTCTAATAAACATCTGGTTATTTCTGCAAGAGCTTTACATTAAGCACTGACCGTATTTAAATAGTTACCATAtggttttttctttccttttttggcTTTTTGTGAGGGTGGGGGTGGTCTTGTATCAAGGTGATGGggaaatttcaagaaagtgtctgTGTTCTGTAAATTAGGATCAGGCAGCTGAACTTCAGTAGGTTTGTATGAGTTTAAGTGGTCACCAGAACAATGGTAAGACGCCCCTTCTGCAGTGATTCACCAGCAGTTTGTGTTTCATTGCAAGCACTTTTGTACAGAGGTTTAGATCTTAGCAGTTAGCAAAAAACTTGGTTTAGAAATGGCAAGTAAATATGAGGTCTTGTAAGTTCTGTACTGGGCATTTTCAGAGCATTGTAACTGAATAAATACTTCCCTGCCATCGTTTGGTATTGGAAAGCTCTTCAGCTTCTGTTTAGTTGCTAGTGTTGGACTTATGATTGCTGCAGTCATTAATTTCTGCAATCTAATATTTCTGTTAGTGTCATGTTTGGACCACTAAGCTCAGCTGCTTTGGTGTTTCTTCAGGGTTTGCAAAAAATTCTGGACCACCGCATGTTCAAAGTCTGGAGTGATTTGTATAGTTCGACAGACAAATATACTGATGGTTGGCTTTCTTCAGGTATTCTGATTCATACTAGTTTGGGGGAACTTCTTTTAATAATGAGAACAATCAAGAGATATTTCTGATATTTTGTTTGTGATTGGTCAAAAAAGGTTGTGGCCATCCATTGGGGCTATAAGTATTTATTTCGAAAAGTCGGCTAGTGCCTAATAACGCTGCTTAATGCAAATTATGCAATCGACGATAATAATACTAATATCAAGTCAAGAGGCTGCTGAATATTCTACTTCCATTAAGTGGAAAAGAAGAGGGTGCTTTCAGTTTCTTGGTGTACTAGATTGTTCTATTATCATGCTGTACATGTCTACCACCAAGAGTATACATTATGTACCTTGCTTTAAGATGTGGGAGAAATATGTTTTGACTGATGTTAGCCTTAATTACCCTTTTCTGCACTGAAATTGTTGGTCTACTCTAAAAAAACTGAATTACATGTACAATCTAAGCTTAGTGTTGATCcggttttgtatgcttgaatactCAATGCCATTCCCCTGCTGTGCAGCTCATAAGTTGCTGGAAGAAGCGCTGGGTAAATCAACAGCTGAGCCCGCTGTCAAATCTTCAAGTATCAATTGCATAGTTACTTCAGGGTCCCTGGTTCCGAGCATTGCCAAATGTTTGCTGTATCGCCTGGATGATGTGGTCTCATCAGATAATGGTTCGTCTCTAATGTTGTCACAACTGTTGTTCGACAGCTTCATCTGTGTTACATATTGCAAGCTGTGAATCTGTTACCTGAAATATTGTCTCCTTGCTTGAGCAGTTTACAGCTCGTGGGAAACGGGGAAGCTGCAGTGCTTCAAGTGGATCAAGGAACGCCATGGTGGCCCAAACGTCCACTTCTGTGCGGTTGGAGATGGCCCCGAGGAGCGCAGCGCAGCTTCCATAATGAAATGGCCATTCGTCAAGATCGAGATCCGCCCTGATGCTCCTCACAGGTTTCCCGGCCTGAGCCTGTCGACGATCCACAGCATCATGGACGCCGTGTACCAGTCATCGAGCAAAGATGGTTGACCTCCGGTGCGCGAGGCGGCGTATATGTCTTGAGGCATCGATCGCTGTGGACGCGGAGGCCAGTCAGGTCATAGTTCAAGGGAACCGCATAGTGGAGATACCATCTATATAGGAAGCATATTGCCCTCCCTGCCTGGAGGATCCGGAGACGCCTGTGAGATAAATAAAGAGCGCCTCACCATATAGTTTGATCCGTTCCGGCATGTTTGAATTGAATTCTGCCAGTGTTGGCCCATCTTACTGTCATCTGGGGAATCATCTGCTGTTGTAAGTCGTAACCGGTTGGTTGGTTGTTGTCGCAAGTCTGTATCTTTGTGCTTTGGCATCTCAGATTTGATGGTGTACATGGGAAATCTGGTCCAGCGGAATGTCCATTCTAGTCCTCTGAATTGCCAAATCCTTTACCACCTCTTTGGTTTGCAGGCATTTTTTTTACAGTTTGTTGCTGCGTGTTTCCTGTGAAATCTGCGCAGTACATTTCTGGAGTCAGACACTTTATTTTTGTGGGGATTCTGGAGTTGGGCTTTTCTATTTTCTGGAGCCAGACTTGGGCAGATCCATGTTACAATGCTCATCGGTTACTGTTTTCCCATGAAACGAGAACTAGAGCTAATCAACAAATATTGAAGAGATAACAACAATGTGTCTAAATCAATCTTATACTCGGTACTAGATACATTCATTGGAGCGACACAaatttcggacggaggaagtacaaaTGAAAGGGCAAACAAACACAGAAGAAGCAACAACAATGTTTCTCAGTCGACCTTAAAACAAAACGGCAACCTCTTGCAGTTGAGATTTGTAAGAAAATTGTTTTCATCAAGGGTGAAAAGGTGATGGTTTTCCCCTGAAGCATTGATTAGTATCTTAGGTATCCATGATGAAGAGGTGTTGCTTCAATAAATCTATGGAAGTTCGACATGTATTAATACATGAAGATATGAAAATGAGCATCTGTCATATTTGTGAATAGAAAAGGCATTAATACGAGGATATCTAAAATGAGGACCAACATATTTGTGCATACCTAAACACTATTCATTCTGATATCTATGTTCAAACTGTATACTGCATTTATGAACAACCAACACATCCGTGCAAGCAAAAGCATAAGACGAACATTGATCATTTCGAAATCCTTATCAAGTTGTGTTGCATTAGCACACAACTatgtattaatatcacaagatacAATGTGAGCATCAAAATATCTACATATCTCTGCATTAAGTGTACACTAATCATTTGGATATCCACTGCCAAACTGGTTTGTATAAATACCTATGCATATCACCTCAATCCATCCAACCATTCATCCATTTCTACCTTGGCCCAGCCAGAAATTGTGACTGTGCTGGACCGAATGCGAGCCACGTCAGGTCGCGCTGGTGTTCAGTGTTCAAGGGCCTTGGCCACGAAGTGGTCAAGAAGCAGTGAAGCACAGGTGGAACCTACATATATAAAGGAATACAACCCACAAGAGGATAGTGGCACAGACAGGTCGGGTGCTAATGGGacgttttttttaacacagtacagatgcacGTACACTTTCTATGAACTCACACACGCACACCTACACCCTTCCTCTAAACTATCATTGAAAgatctcaaacaaatccagaaaaatGCGACCACCAATGcaaagtctaggacttgaacccggGTGGATTGGATCCACCACAAGGAACCTAACCATATGAGCTACGCTCAGTTCGCACTAATGGGACCATTAATAAGTGAAAGATGGTGCAGTGAAGTCAACATAGCTGGATAGCGGTGAACAAAAGAAAAATGATCTTGTATTGGATTTTTTGTGGCATGTGTGGTAAAAATATGAAATATGAACCCATAATAGTTGATCACTCTGGGGGGACCtttgtttttcctttcttttttgttttctttttcagaTTGTGTGCATCCTGAATGTCTTTGCGACATTTTATTGGTGTAAAGGCTAGGTGTAATTGGTATCTCcgcgatattaatatatttccCTTGTTGAAAAATAATCTCTATAAACAATACACATATCAAGGTTTGGAAATTGAATTCGGAAATGATAGCTACAGGGGCAGATGTGATTCACATGACACGATTTTCAAGAATAATCAAAATACGTGGTCTTTGCTGGAAAACATCAATTACTAAACCCAAGATAATCATAGAATATAGTTGGTTTCGTGACAAATGCTTGCAAAACAAGTTAGCATTGCATTCAAGAAAGTTGAAAAGGAAACTGCGGCATTCTTGTGGATATAAGTAGTCGAGGAGCTTCTTCTTTCATTCAAGATCTCGAAAACCATCACTAGGCACAAGTACAGTCCATGGAGCATCTCCCGCAACCGGAGACATGTTCCTCTGAAGCTTCATAATATCATGGACGGTTGTCTTTTTAAGCTTGGTGATGTTGTACTGACAAATGGGATGCACAAATTGCTAAATGAAAACTGAATTTTATAGGAAACAAAGATAAATTTGATGTGTTGAAAAAAATACCTTGGTTAGGGAGAATTTAAGCCTTTGACAGTAATAGTAGTAGAAAAAGTGAAGAACGCAAAGCCTAGAGTAGACTCCTCCTTGATAGAGAGACAATATAAGCTATAAAGTTGGGTGCATGTTGAATCGTTATAGGGAACAAATGGGTAATTTAGCTGCAGAACTTCGTGTCAACCACCATAGGAAACTTCATGCCCCAATCGTCTTTCTGAGTAGTCCAGCCAACAAAGAACTCATTGACACATCCAAACATGGCGTCATGGAGAGATGAATCAATTAGCTCAGGCCGCTCCCTGTTGAGTACAACGATCCCATGTGGACTAGAGCAAGGATCTAGGACATGCATTAGCCTACTGAGCATACCCCACATGTAGAGTGTGCAACTATCTTCGAGAATGGCATGAATGTAGAGCTAGAATCGGCATAAAACACGTTATTAGTAAATAGAGCAGAATTGTGCAAGTTAAAAATAAAAGGACTAGTTTATGCTATGTTCCAAATTGGCAAAACTCTAGGTGGATATTGGATTAAATCTCCAATGAATTGATTCTGGGTGTGTGCCAGATtgagaacatcaatgtttgcaagGGCAAGCATCTGCAGTGCATAAATAAGCAGATGATTGCATAGGACA
Protein-coding regions in this window:
- the LOC123167450 gene encoding eyes absent homolog, with amino-acid sequence MEEVVPASANSQASTGDAAADQPINVYVWDLDETLILLKSLLDGSFAGHFEGLKDHEKGTEIGKRWENIILELCDEHFFYEEIENYNQPYLSSLHEYDDGKDLTKYDFEADCFSSPFDDVNKRKLAYRHRAIGDKYAKGLQKILDHRMFKVWSDLYSSTDKYTDGWLSSAHKLLEEALGKSTAEPAVKSSSINCIVTSGSLVPSIAKCLLYRLDDVVSSDNVYSSWETGKLQCFKWIKERHGGPNVHFCAVGDGPEERSAASIMKWPFVKIEIRPDAPHRFPGLSLSTIHSIMDAVYQSSSKDG